One Ricinus communis isolate WT05 ecotype wild-type chromosome 2, ASM1957865v1, whole genome shotgun sequence DNA segment encodes these proteins:
- the LOC8283183 gene encoding peroxidase 12 yields MASCAKSFTSLLSIFFLFLASSCTCGATKAYSYPPIVDGLSWTFYKSTCPKLESIIRKQLERVFKHDIGQAAGLLRLHFHDCFVQGCDGSVLLDGSASGPSEQEAPPNLSLRQQAFKIIDDLRQRVHEECGRIVSCSDIVAIAARDSVALSGGPDYDIPLGRRDGLTFATRNATLANLPAPSSNTSTLLTSLATKNLNATDVVALSGGHTIGISHCTSFEDRLYPTQDPTMDKTFASDLKGTCPTSNYTNTTVLDIRSPDRFDNKYYVDLMNRQGLFTSDQDLYTDTRTRDIVKSFAVNQSLFFEKFVFSMIKMGQLSVLTGTQGEVRANCSVRNSDNTYLVTVVEEDLETLSELR; encoded by the exons ATGGCTAGTTGTGCAAAATCTTTTACTTCCCTGCTTTcgatctttttccttttcttagcTTCTTCCTGCACTTGTGGTGCCACTAAAGCATACAGCTATCCTCCTATAGTAGACGGTCTTTCATGGACATTTTACAAGTCTACCTGCCCTAAACTTGAATCAATCATCAGAAAGCAACTCGAGCGAGTCTTCAAGCATGACATTGGCCAAGCTGCTGGCTTGCTTCGTCTCCACTTTCATGACTGCTTTGTTCAG GGATGTGACGGATCAGTGTTGCTTGATGGATCGGCAAGCGGACCAAGCGAACAGGAAGCGCCGCCCAATCTGAGCTTGCGGCAACAGGCATTTAAGATCATCGACGACCTGCGCCAGCGGGTGCATGAGGAGTGCGGCCGTATCGTCTCTTGTTCTGATATAGTCGCTATTGCCGCTCGCGATTCTGTTGCCCTG TCAGGTGGCCCTGATTATGATATTCCACTGGGAAGACGAGATGGACTAACCTTCGCAACGCGAAATGCAACCTTGGCTAACCTGCCAGCACCCAGTTCTAACACTAGCACACTCCTCACTTCCCTAGCCACCAAGAACCTGAATGCCACCGACGTTGTAGCCCTATCCGGCGGCCATACAATCGGTATTAGCCATTGTACCTCTTTCGAAGACCGATTGTATCCAACCCAAGATCCTACAATGGACAAAACTTTTGCTAGTGACCTCAAGGGAACTTGCCCTACATCAAACTACACTAATACTACAGTGTTGGATATTAGATCCCCTGATAGGTTTGACAACAAGTATTATGTTGATCTCATGAATCGCCAAGGTTTGTTTACCTCGGATCAAGATTTGTACACGGACACAAGGACAAGGGACATTGTTAAAAGCTTTGCTGTTAATCAATCCCTGTTCTTTGAAAAGTTCGTGTTTTCAATGATCAAGATGGGGCAGTTGagtgtgttgacaggtacacAAGGGGAAGTTCGTGCCAATTGTTCGGTGAGGAATTCGGACAATACATACTTGGTTACTGTGGTGGAAGAGGATCTGGAGACGTTGTCCGAATTGAGATGA
- the LOC8283184 gene encoding cyclic pyranopterin monophosphate synthase, mitochondrial isoform X2, translating to MFLRRAAVTLPYSRSIFSAKNTHDLASAITEMNKEMESVFGETPSGGGFSGSLNNNHMLQEPQVSPSDDVLAQDSQSISDSMNQNAFGLTHVSSSGEAQMVDVSPKENSKRTAIATCKVLLGKKVFDMVLANQMAKGDVLTVAKIAGINGAKHTSSLIPLCHNIILSHVRVDLMLNPDNYSVEVEGEASSSGKTGVEMEALTAVSIAGLTVYDMCKAASKEIQITDVRLERKTGGKSGDWHRNTTIPTRTSTKNDKESDQVLHGGLKE from the exons ATGTTTCTTAGACGAGCTGCAGTCACATTGCCTTACTCAAGAAGCATCTTTTCTGCTAAAAATACTCATGATCTTGCCAGTGCTATCACTGAGATGAATAAG GAAATGGAATCTGTATTTGGAGAAACACCTTCTGGTGGTGGGTTTTCTGGTTCACTTAATAACAATCATATGCTACAAGAACCACAAGTCAGTCCTAGTGACGATGTTTTGGCTCAAGACTCCCAGTCTATATCTGATTCTATGAATCAAAATGCATTTGGGTTGACGCATGTTAGCAGTTCAGGAGAAGCCCAAATGGTGGATGTGTCTcccaaagaaaatagtaagaGAACTGCTATTGCTACTTGCAAGGTATTACTGGGAAAGAAGGTCTTTGATATGGTTTTAGCCAACCAAATGGCAAAAGGAGATGTTCTTACCGTGGCCAAAATAGCTGGCATAAATGGAGCAAAGCACACAAGCAGCCTCATCCCACTTTGTCATAATATTATTCTAAGTCATGTACGTGTGGATCTAATGCTGAATCCAGACAATTACAGTGTGGAAGTTGAAGGCGAGGCTTCATCTTCCGGGAAAACGGGTGTTGAAATGGAAGCACTGACTGCCGTCTCCATTGCGGGCCTAACGGTGTATGACATGTGCAAGGCTGCTTCTAAAGAAATCCAGATAACAGATGTAAGGCTTGAGCGTAAAACCGGTGGGAAGAGTGGGGACTGGCATCGAAACACAACCATACCAACGCGTACATCGACCAAAAATGATAAAGAGTCTGATCAAGTATTGCATGGAGGACTAAAGGAGTAA
- the LOC8283190 gene encoding protein NRT1/ PTR FAMILY 8.2 isoform X3, whose translation MGLVLLYFFQKTKLLLVSLLLVASGFAGREPTFRAFFADQFTGQDESQLEARSSFWWYVVKFVGAAISVFLITQKSWRSTFKISAIVMGAAYLWFLFGARMRLYNCHGPTTSPVTTLYKVFKAAIRKRCHDFPDTPDGYYMNQGREIPHSPCHPILRWMDKAAIQTNEAEVEGNYLCRAAEVKNAKRLLTMLPLWMTFLIYGMVQAAGSTFFIEQSNGMDVYINDNFDFPITAFFILESLTRDLTSYLVNFLISKICRVEGKQPAQLVKINAGMFFSILCCIAAWQVEVHRFKVVKEHNLLNSEEDDDYKIPMTIFSLVPQFLLLGVMTGLAEDGLSEFYCNHVDESMKQFDEPFNGLLIGVGKVFTVFFILIRSTSWFGDTINHSRLDKYFRWLMILSCCNLYFCVLVSYAYVRLQSQQHDENIQNQSLEPP comes from the exons ATG GGATTGGtgctattatattttttccaGAAGACAAAACTGCTACTTGTGTCACTGTTGCTCGTAGCATCGGGATTCGCCGGAAGAGAACCTACTTTCAGAGCTTTTTTTGCAGATCAATTCACCGGTCAGGATGAGAGTCAACTTGAGGCCCGTTCATCATTTTGGTGGTATGTGGTAAAGTTCGTAGGGGCTGCAATTTctgtatttttaataactcaaaaatCTTGGAGAAGTACCTTTAAGATTTCAGCAATAGTGATGGGAGCAGCTTATTTATGGTTTTTGTTTGGCGCTCGGATGCGCTTGTACAATTGCCACGGGCCAACTACAAGTCCTGTCACTACTCTTTATAAAGTTTTCAAGGCAGCTATTCGTAAACGATGCCATGATTTTCCTGATACGCCTGATGGCTACTACATGAACCAAGGACGTGAAATACCACATTCTCCTTGCCATCCAATTCTAAG GTGGATGGACAAAGCAGCTATCCAAACAAATGAAGCAGAAGTCGAAGGTAATTACCTCTGCCGAGCAGCAGAAGTGAAAAATGCAAAGCGCCTGTTGACAATGCTTCCATTGTGGATGACTTTTCTCATATACGGTATGGTACAGGCGGCAGGGAGTACTTTCTTTATTGAACAAAGCAATGGCATGGATGTCTACATTAACGATAACTTTGATTTCCCCATCACTGCTTTCTTTATCTTAGAGTCACTAACAAGAGACTTAACTTCATATCTAGTGAATTTTCTAATCTCAAAGATATGTAGAGTAGAAGGGAAACAACCTGCCCAGCTTGTGAAAATCAATGCTGGGATGTTCTTCTCCATTCTGTGTTGTATTGCTGCTTGGCAAGTTGAAGTTCACAGATTCAAGGTGGTGAAGGAGCATAATCTATTAAATtcagaagaagatgatgattaTAAGATTCCCATGACTATCTTTTCGTTAGTTCCACAGTTCCTCCTGTTAGGAGTGATGACTGGACTTGCAGAAGATGGACTTAGCGAGTTCTATTGTAACCATGTAGATGAATCGATGAAGCAGTTTGATGAACCATTCAATGGCTTGCTGATTGGAGTTGGAAAAGTTTTCACCGTTTTCTTTATTCTAATAAGATCTACAAGTTGGTTTGGCGACACCATAAACCATAGTAGGTTGGATAAATACTTTAGGTGGCTAATGATACTCAGTTGTTGTAATCTATACTTCTGTGTTCTTGTTTCCTATGCATATGTGCGCTTACAAAGCCAACAGCATGATGAGAACATTCAAAATCAGTCGCTGGAACCACCGTAG
- the LOC8283190 gene encoding protein NRT1/ PTR FAMILY 8.2 isoform X2 gives MFGFTSISALRHAAIKWAKYYVYFTKAAFFLLGLVFGHGLVKNAVVDSLMIYIGEENWGLAKSAAAVNTQEAIVAILTIVNAHVADAWGLVLLYFFQKTKLLLVSLLLVASGFAGREPTFRAFFADQFTGQDESQLEARSSFWWYVVKFVGAAISVFLITQKSWRSTFKISAIVMGAAYLWFLFGARMRLYNCHGPTTSPVTTLYKVFKAAIRKRCHDFPDTPDGYYMNQGREIPHSPCHPILRWMDKAAIQTNEAEVEGNYLCRAAEVKNAKRLLTMLPLWMTFLIYGMVQAAGSTFFIEQSNGMDVYINDNFDFPITAFFILESLTRDLTSYLVNFLISKICRVEGKQPAQLVKINAGMFFSILCCIAAWQVEVHRFKVVKEHNLLNSEEDDDYKIPMTIFSLVPQFLLLGVMTGLAEDGLSEFYCNHVDESMKQFDEPFNGLLIGVGKVFTVFFILIRSTSWFGDTINHSRLDKYFRWLMILSCCNLYFCVLVSYAYVRLQSQQHDENIQNQSLEPP, from the exons ATGTTTGGCTTCACTTCTATCTCTGCCCTCAGACATGCAGCGATTAAATGGGCAAAATATTACGTCTACTTCACAAAGGCTGCCTTCTTCCTTTTAG GTCTAGTTTTCGGACACGGATTAGTGAAAAATGCAGTCGTAGATTCTCTGATGATTTATATAGGAGAAGAAAACTGGGGACTTGCTAAATCTGCCGCTGCAGTTAACACTCAAGAAGCGATTGTAGCTATTCTTACTATAGTAAATGCTCACGTCGCTGATGCCTGG GGATTGGtgctattatattttttccaGAAGACAAAACTGCTACTTGTGTCACTGTTGCTCGTAGCATCGGGATTCGCCGGAAGAGAACCTACTTTCAGAGCTTTTTTTGCAGATCAATTCACCGGTCAGGATGAGAGTCAACTTGAGGCCCGTTCATCATTTTGGTGGTATGTGGTAAAGTTCGTAGGGGCTGCAATTTctgtatttttaataactcaaaaatCTTGGAGAAGTACCTTTAAGATTTCAGCAATAGTGATGGGAGCAGCTTATTTATGGTTTTTGTTTGGCGCTCGGATGCGCTTGTACAATTGCCACGGGCCAACTACAAGTCCTGTCACTACTCTTTATAAAGTTTTCAAGGCAGCTATTCGTAAACGATGCCATGATTTTCCTGATACGCCTGATGGCTACTACATGAACCAAGGACGTGAAATACCACATTCTCCTTGCCATCCAATTCTAAG GTGGATGGACAAAGCAGCTATCCAAACAAATGAAGCAGAAGTCGAAGGTAATTACCTCTGCCGAGCAGCAGAAGTGAAAAATGCAAAGCGCCTGTTGACAATGCTTCCATTGTGGATGACTTTTCTCATATACGGTATGGTACAGGCGGCAGGGAGTACTTTCTTTATTGAACAAAGCAATGGCATGGATGTCTACATTAACGATAACTTTGATTTCCCCATCACTGCTTTCTTTATCTTAGAGTCACTAACAAGAGACTTAACTTCATATCTAGTGAATTTTCTAATCTCAAAGATATGTAGAGTAGAAGGGAAACAACCTGCCCAGCTTGTGAAAATCAATGCTGGGATGTTCTTCTCCATTCTGTGTTGTATTGCTGCTTGGCAAGTTGAAGTTCACAGATTCAAGGTGGTGAAGGAGCATAATCTATTAAATtcagaagaagatgatgattaTAAGATTCCCATGACTATCTTTTCGTTAGTTCCACAGTTCCTCCTGTTAGGAGTGATGACTGGACTTGCAGAAGATGGACTTAGCGAGTTCTATTGTAACCATGTAGATGAATCGATGAAGCAGTTTGATGAACCATTCAATGGCTTGCTGATTGGAGTTGGAAAAGTTTTCACCGTTTTCTTTATTCTAATAAGATCTACAAGTTGGTTTGGCGACACCATAAACCATAGTAGGTTGGATAAATACTTTAGGTGGCTAATGATACTCAGTTGTTGTAATCTATACTTCTGTGTTCTTGTTTCCTATGCATATGTGCGCTTACAAAGCCAACAGCATGATGAGAACATTCAAAATCAGTCGCTGGAACCACCGTAG
- the LOC8283184 gene encoding cyclic pyranopterin monophosphate synthase, mitochondrial isoform X1 gives MHHLRLLYQPQGAFWIFSAMFLRRAAVTLPYSRSIFSAKNTHDLASAITEMNKEMESVFGETPSGGGFSGSLNNNHMLQEPQVSPSDDVLAQDSQSISDSMNQNAFGLTHVSSSGEAQMVDVSPKENSKRTAIATCKVLLGKKVFDMVLANQMAKGDVLTVAKIAGINGAKHTSSLIPLCHNIILSHVRVDLMLNPDNYSVEVEGEASSSGKTGVEMEALTAVSIAGLTVYDMCKAASKEIQITDVRLERKTGGKSGDWHRNTTIPTRTSTKNDKESDQVLHGGLKE, from the exons ATGCATCACTTGCGGCTGCTCTATCAA CCACAGGGCGcattttggattttttctGCCATGTTTCTTAGACGAGCTGCAGTCACATTGCCTTACTCAAGAAGCATCTTTTCTGCTAAAAATACTCATGATCTTGCCAGTGCTATCACTGAGATGAATAAG GAAATGGAATCTGTATTTGGAGAAACACCTTCTGGTGGTGGGTTTTCTGGTTCACTTAATAACAATCATATGCTACAAGAACCACAAGTCAGTCCTAGTGACGATGTTTTGGCTCAAGACTCCCAGTCTATATCTGATTCTATGAATCAAAATGCATTTGGGTTGACGCATGTTAGCAGTTCAGGAGAAGCCCAAATGGTGGATGTGTCTcccaaagaaaatagtaagaGAACTGCTATTGCTACTTGCAAGGTATTACTGGGAAAGAAGGTCTTTGATATGGTTTTAGCCAACCAAATGGCAAAAGGAGATGTTCTTACCGTGGCCAAAATAGCTGGCATAAATGGAGCAAAGCACACAAGCAGCCTCATCCCACTTTGTCATAATATTATTCTAAGTCATGTACGTGTGGATCTAATGCTGAATCCAGACAATTACAGTGTGGAAGTTGAAGGCGAGGCTTCATCTTCCGGGAAAACGGGTGTTGAAATGGAAGCACTGACTGCCGTCTCCATTGCGGGCCTAACGGTGTATGACATGTGCAAGGCTGCTTCTAAAGAAATCCAGATAACAGATGTAAGGCTTGAGCGTAAAACCGGTGGGAAGAGTGGGGACTGGCATCGAAACACAACCATACCAACGCGTACATCGACCAAAAATGATAAAGAGTCTGATCAAGTATTGCATGGAGGACTAAAGGAGTAA
- the LOC8283190 gene encoding protein NRT1/ PTR FAMILY 8.2 isoform X1 produces MFGFTSISALRHAAIKWAKYYVYFTKAAFFLLGLVFGHGLVKNAVVDSLMIYIGEENWGLAKSAAAVNTQEAIVAILTIVNAHVADAWVGRFKIVVYTTASYIAGLVLLYFFQKTKLLLVSLLLVASGFAGREPTFRAFFADQFTGQDESQLEARSSFWWYVVKFVGAAISVFLITQKSWRSTFKISAIVMGAAYLWFLFGARMRLYNCHGPTTSPVTTLYKVFKAAIRKRCHDFPDTPDGYYMNQGREIPHSPCHPILRWMDKAAIQTNEAEVEGNYLCRAAEVKNAKRLLTMLPLWMTFLIYGMVQAAGSTFFIEQSNGMDVYINDNFDFPITAFFILESLTRDLTSYLVNFLISKICRVEGKQPAQLVKINAGMFFSILCCIAAWQVEVHRFKVVKEHNLLNSEEDDDYKIPMTIFSLVPQFLLLGVMTGLAEDGLSEFYCNHVDESMKQFDEPFNGLLIGVGKVFTVFFILIRSTSWFGDTINHSRLDKYFRWLMILSCCNLYFCVLVSYAYVRLQSQQHDENIQNQSLEPP; encoded by the exons ATGTTTGGCTTCACTTCTATCTCTGCCCTCAGACATGCAGCGATTAAATGGGCAAAATATTACGTCTACTTCACAAAGGCTGCCTTCTTCCTTTTAG GTCTAGTTTTCGGACACGGATTAGTGAAAAATGCAGTCGTAGATTCTCTGATGATTTATATAGGAGAAGAAAACTGGGGACTTGCTAAATCTGCCGCTGCAGTTAACACTCAAGAAGCGATTGTAGCTATTCTTACTATAGTAAATGCTCACGTCGCTGATGCCTGGGTAGGTCGGTTCAAAATCGTCGTATACACCACAGCTTCTTATATCGCT GGATTGGtgctattatattttttccaGAAGACAAAACTGCTACTTGTGTCACTGTTGCTCGTAGCATCGGGATTCGCCGGAAGAGAACCTACTTTCAGAGCTTTTTTTGCAGATCAATTCACCGGTCAGGATGAGAGTCAACTTGAGGCCCGTTCATCATTTTGGTGGTATGTGGTAAAGTTCGTAGGGGCTGCAATTTctgtatttttaataactcaaaaatCTTGGAGAAGTACCTTTAAGATTTCAGCAATAGTGATGGGAGCAGCTTATTTATGGTTTTTGTTTGGCGCTCGGATGCGCTTGTACAATTGCCACGGGCCAACTACAAGTCCTGTCACTACTCTTTATAAAGTTTTCAAGGCAGCTATTCGTAAACGATGCCATGATTTTCCTGATACGCCTGATGGCTACTACATGAACCAAGGACGTGAAATACCACATTCTCCTTGCCATCCAATTCTAAG GTGGATGGACAAAGCAGCTATCCAAACAAATGAAGCAGAAGTCGAAGGTAATTACCTCTGCCGAGCAGCAGAAGTGAAAAATGCAAAGCGCCTGTTGACAATGCTTCCATTGTGGATGACTTTTCTCATATACGGTATGGTACAGGCGGCAGGGAGTACTTTCTTTATTGAACAAAGCAATGGCATGGATGTCTACATTAACGATAACTTTGATTTCCCCATCACTGCTTTCTTTATCTTAGAGTCACTAACAAGAGACTTAACTTCATATCTAGTGAATTTTCTAATCTCAAAGATATGTAGAGTAGAAGGGAAACAACCTGCCCAGCTTGTGAAAATCAATGCTGGGATGTTCTTCTCCATTCTGTGTTGTATTGCTGCTTGGCAAGTTGAAGTTCACAGATTCAAGGTGGTGAAGGAGCATAATCTATTAAATtcagaagaagatgatgattaTAAGATTCCCATGACTATCTTTTCGTTAGTTCCACAGTTCCTCCTGTTAGGAGTGATGACTGGACTTGCAGAAGATGGACTTAGCGAGTTCTATTGTAACCATGTAGATGAATCGATGAAGCAGTTTGATGAACCATTCAATGGCTTGCTGATTGGAGTTGGAAAAGTTTTCACCGTTTTCTTTATTCTAATAAGATCTACAAGTTGGTTTGGCGACACCATAAACCATAGTAGGTTGGATAAATACTTTAGGTGGCTAATGATACTCAGTTGTTGTAATCTATACTTCTGTGTTCTTGTTTCCTATGCATATGTGCGCTTACAAAGCCAACAGCATGATGAGAACATTCAAAATCAGTCGCTGGAACCACCGTAG
- the LOC8283187 gene encoding peroxidase 12 has protein sequence MASANSFTSLLLISCLLLAACFSAIEAQTKPPIKNGLSWTFYKTSCPKAESIIRSELKKIFKKDVGQAAGLLRLHFHDCFVLGCDSSVLLDGSAGGPSEKSELPNLTLRKQAFKIVEDLRARLHKECGRVVSCSDIVAIAARDSVVLTGGPEYAIPLGRRDGVKFAEINATFEHLVGPTAKVTEILTKLDRKGLDATDAVALSGGHTIGIGHCTSFTERLYPSQDPTMDKTFANNLKLTCPKLDTTNTTFLDIRSPNKFDNKYYVDLMNRQGLFTSDQDLYTDKRTRSIVTSFAINESLFFEKFIIGMIKMGQLDVLTGNQGEIRANCSAINPKKKYIESVAEEELGSSSEMR, from the exons ATGGCTAGTGCTAACTCTTTCACTTCTCTCCTTTTGATATCCTGTCTCTTACTAGCTGCTTGCTTTTCTGCCATTGAAGCACAAACCAAACCTCCCATCAAGAATGGTCTGTCATGGACATTCTACAAAACTAGCTGTCCCAAAGCCGAATCTATTATCAGAAGTGAGCTCAAGAAAATCTTCAAGAAAGATGTTGGCCAAGCTGCTGGCTTGCTTCGCCTCCACTTCCATGACTGCTTTGTTCTG GGATGTGACTCGTCGGTGCTGCTTGATGGATCAGCAGGTGGACCCAGCGAGAAGTCTGAACTTCCTAACTTGACTTTAAGAAAACAGGCTTTTAAAATCGTCGAGGATCTTCGAGCACGTCTTCACAAGGAGTGTGGCAGAGTCGTGTCTTGCTCTGACATTGTTGCCATCGCTGCTCGTGACTCCGTTGTCCtg ACGGGCGGCCCTGAGTATGCCATCCCACTGGGAAGGAGAGACGGTGTAAAGTTTGCAGAGATTAATGCAACATTTGAACACCTTGTAGGACCAACAGCCAAAGTTACTGAGATTCTCACCAAGCTTGACAGGAAAGGCCTGGATGCTACCGATGCAGTTGCCCTTTCAGGTGGCCACACAATCGGCATTGGCCACTGCACTTCTTTCACTGAGCGTCTCTATCCGAGTCAAGATCCTACAATGGACAAGACTTTTGCTAACAATCTCAAGCTAACTTGTCCCAAACTAGACACCACCAACACTACCTTCTTGGACATAAGGTCTCCTAACAAATTCGACAACAAGTACTATGTTGATCTAATGAACCGTCAAGGTCTGTTTACTTCGGATCAAGATTTGTACACGGACAAGAGGACAAGGAGCATTGTTACTAGCTTTGCTATTAACGAATCTCTGTTCTTCGAGAAGTTTATAATTGGCATGATCAAGATGGGGCAATTAGATGTGTTGACAGGAAACCAAGGGGAGATTCGTGCTAACTGCTCGGCCATTAATCCCAAGAAGAAATATATTGAGTCTGTCGCGGAAGAGGAATTGGGTTCATCGTCTGAGATGAGATAA